From one Erythrobacter sp. HKB08 genomic stretch:
- a CDS encoding SDR family NAD(P)-dependent oxidoreductase, with the protein MEVSANTPAVVTGGASGLGEATARALAAKGAKVAIFDMNEEKGEAVAKDIGGVFCKVNVTSDEDVDAGFAKAREAHGQERILVNCAGIGNAIKTASRDKQSGEIKHFPLSAFDFVIQVNLIGTFRCIAKSAAGMMTLDPLTDEGDRGAIVNTASVAAEDGQMGQAAYSASKGGVVGMTLPIARDLMREGIRVNTILPGIFNTPLMNAAPPQVKEALAASVPFPKRLGYPEEYANLAMCMIETGYFNGEDVRLDGAIRMAPR; encoded by the coding sequence ATGGAAGTTTCAGCCAATACTCCTGCCGTCGTAACCGGCGGTGCATCCGGCCTCGGTGAAGCCACCGCCCGCGCGCTCGCTGCCAAGGGCGCGAAGGTCGCCATCTTCGACATGAACGAAGAGAAGGGCGAAGCGGTCGCGAAGGACATCGGCGGCGTGTTCTGCAAGGTCAATGTGACCAGCGACGAAGACGTCGATGCAGGTTTCGCCAAGGCGCGCGAAGCGCATGGCCAGGAACGCATTCTCGTCAACTGCGCAGGCATCGGCAACGCGATCAAGACCGCCAGCCGCGACAAGCAGTCGGGCGAAATCAAGCACTTCCCGCTCAGCGCGTTCGACTTCGTGATCCAGGTGAACCTCATCGGCACCTTCCGCTGCATCGCCAAGTCGGCTGCGGGCATGATGACCCTCGATCCGCTGACCGACGAGGGCGATCGCGGCGCGATCGTCAACACCGCTTCGGTCGCTGCCGAAGACGGCCAGATGGGCCAGGCGGCCTACTCGGCGTCGAAGGGCGGCGTCGTCGGCATGACCCTGCCGATCGCGCGCGACCTTATGCGCGAAGGTATCCGCGTGAACACCATCCTGCCGGGCATCTTCAACACCCCGCTGATGAACGCCGCGCCGCCGCAGGTGAAGGAAGCGCTGGCCGCATCGGTCCCGTTCCCCAAGCGTCTCGGCTACCCCGAGGAATACGCCAATCTCGCCATGTGCATGATCGAGACCGGCTATTTCAACGGCGAGGATGTCCGCCTCGACGGCGCCATCCGCATGGCACCGCGCTAA
- a CDS encoding crotonase/enoyl-CoA hydratase family protein, which translates to MADYTQIKVEKENGIATVTLHRPEKMNAFTRVMMDEIIAAMDDIDEDDSVRAVIFTGHGDRAFCAGADLTPEGGGHVFSDPNPVEDLSDPRVRDGGGRLTLRLFDSKKPLIAACNGVAVGVGITMQLAMDIRLASDNARYGFVFARRGIVPEAASSWFLPRIVGVQQALEWCYTGRIFDAQEAKDGGLVRSVHPQAELMDVARGLAREIADNTSAVSVAMTRAMMWRLPSGDHPMAAHRVDSKAIYRLSRSEDAKEGIASFLEKRPPNYPDTVSDNMPDFYPWWDEPEYR; encoded by the coding sequence ATGGCCGACTACACGCAGATCAAGGTCGAAAAGGAAAACGGCATCGCGACCGTCACCCTGCATCGTCCGGAGAAGATGAATGCCTTCACCCGCGTGATGATGGACGAAATCATCGCCGCGATGGACGATATCGACGAGGACGACAGCGTGCGGGCGGTGATCTTCACCGGCCACGGCGACCGGGCCTTCTGCGCCGGTGCGGACCTCACTCCCGAGGGCGGGGGGCATGTCTTTTCCGACCCCAACCCGGTCGAGGACCTGTCCGATCCGCGCGTGCGCGACGGTGGCGGGCGGCTGACGCTGCGCCTGTTCGACAGCAAGAAGCCGCTGATCGCCGCCTGTAACGGGGTGGCCGTGGGCGTCGGGATTACCATGCAGCTCGCAATGGATATCCGGCTGGCATCGGACAATGCGCGCTACGGGTTCGTGTTCGCGCGGCGCGGCATCGTTCCGGAGGCGGCTTCGAGCTGGTTCCTCCCGCGCATCGTCGGTGTGCAGCAGGCGCTCGAGTGGTGCTACACCGGCCGGATCTTCGATGCGCAGGAAGCGAAGGACGGAGGCCTGGTCCGCTCGGTCCATCCGCAGGCCGAACTGATGGATGTGGCCCGCGGCCTCGCGCGCGAGATCGCCGACAATACTTCGGCCGTTTCGGTTGCGATGACCCGCGCGATGATGTGGCGCCTGCCGTCGGGCGACCATCCGATGGCCGCACACCGGGTCGACAGCAAGGCGATCTATCGCCTCAGCCGCAGCGAAGACGCGAAGGAAGGAATTGCCAGCTTCCTCGAAAAGCGTCCTCCGAACTATCCCGACACAGTCAGCGACAACATGCCCGACTTCTATCCCTGGTGGGATGAGCCGGAATATCGCTAG
- a CDS encoding MarR family winged helix-turn-helix transcriptional regulator, with protein MSNSAAPEFVLADFLPYQLSVASNAVSNRIADVYRKEFGLKVTEWRVMAMLGDAGALTQRELTARTLMDKVAVNRACKVLAERELVRRQPNYRDGRSHLLELTEAGQDMHARIVPRARAIEEELLDALGEEQAGAFRSMLEEIRQKAG; from the coding sequence ATGAGCAACAGCGCCGCCCCCGAGTTCGTCCTTGCCGATTTCCTGCCGTACCAGCTTTCGGTCGCCTCCAATGCGGTGAGCAACCGGATCGCGGACGTCTATCGCAAGGAATTCGGCCTCAAGGTCACCGAGTGGCGCGTCATGGCGATGCTCGGCGATGCAGGCGCGCTTACCCAGCGCGAACTCACCGCCCGCACGCTGATGGACAAGGTCGCGGTCAATCGCGCCTGCAAGGTGCTTGCGGAGCGTGAACTGGTGCGTCGCCAGCCCAACTACCGCGACGGTCGCTCGCACCTGCTCGAACTGACCGAGGCAGGCCAGGACATGCATGCCCGCATCGTCCCGCGCGCCCGCGCGATCGAGGAAGAACTGCTGGACGCTCTGGGCGAAGAGCAGGCCGGGGCGTTCCGCTCGATGCTCGAGGAAATCCGCCAAAAGGCCGGTTGA